One Candidatus Schekmanbacteria bacterium RIFCSPLOWO2_02_FULL_38_14 genomic region harbors:
- a CDS encoding MBL fold metallo-hydrolase, translating into MEILFLGTGTSHGIPKIACRCDVCTSKNPKNKRNRSSAYLCLEDGFSILIDTSIDLRTQSLQYNIERVDAVFYTHYHADHIFGLDELRRFNELSGKTIPIYGSKETIDGIKSIFSYVFENNYIPGGGIPSLGTNVINSRFDINGVHFERLEGKHGIFEVSGFRTGKFAYFTDVNYISRRTLDKMKGLDVLVLGALRDTPHPTHFTIDEAVEIIEKVKPEKSYLTHISHEIDHEEISSVLPKNVFLAYDGLKLTV; encoded by the coding sequence ATGGAAATACTTTTTCTTGGAACTGGCACATCCCACGGCATTCCAAAGATTGCATGCAGGTGTGATGTATGCACCTCAAAGAATCCAAAAAACAAACGAAACCGTTCCTCTGCTTACCTTTGTTTGGAAGACGGGTTTTCCATACTCATAGACACATCAATAGATTTAAGAACACAGTCATTACAATACAATATAGAAAGAGTGGATGCTGTTTTTTATACACACTATCACGCGGACCATATCTTCGGTCTTGATGAACTAAGGCGCTTTAACGAGCTTTCAGGAAAAACAATACCTATTTATGGGAGCAAAGAAACTATTGATGGGATAAAATCAATATTTTCTTATGTCTTTGAAAATAATTATATCCCCGGAGGCGGAATTCCTTCTCTTGGAACAAATGTAATAAACAGCAGGTTTGATATTAACGGCGTTCACTTTGAAAGATTAGAAGGCAAACACGGTATTTTCGAGGTCTCAGGATTCAGGACAGGTAAGTTTGCCTATTTTACAGACGTAAATTATATCAGCAGGAGAACTCTTGATAAGATGAAAGGACTTGATGTGCTGGTGCTTGGGGCTCTGCGCGATACACCGCACCCAACACATTTTACAATTGATGAAGCTGTTGAAATTATAGAAAAGGTAAAGCCGGAAAAAAGCTATTTGACGCACATCTCACACGAAATTGACCACGAAGAGATATCTTCTGTTCTTCCTAAAAATGTGTTTCTTGCTTATGACGGATTGAAGCTAACGGTTTGA